Part of the Elusimicrobiota bacterium genome, TCCAGCTCTGAATTCAACATCATCCGGCTGGCGGACGATTTTACATCCGGTTCCTCCATCATGCCGCAGAAGCGCAATCCGGATGTGGCGGAGATCATTCGCGGTGAAACCGGCCGGATTTACGGAAATCTCATCGCGCTGTTAACGATTCTAAAAGGATTGCCGCTGTCGTATAACCGGGATCTCCAGGAAGACAAGCCGCCCCTGTTTGATACCGTGGACACGCTTCAGGGGTGCCTGGCGGTGACGACGCCGATGATCGCGACCTTGTCGGTGCGCGCGGAGCGCATGCGGGCGCTGTGTGCCCGGGGATATCTTGTGGCCACCGAGCTCGCGGACTATCTGACCGAAAAAGGCGTTCCTTTCCGGACGGCTCACGGGACGGTGAAGCGGATCGTCGGTTATTGCGAGAAGCAGCATATCCGGCTCGATGAACTGACACTCGAAGAACTCAAGCGTTTTGACGGCTTGTTTGACGAAGGGGCTCTGCGCGTGCTTTCCATTGATCAAGTGGTTCATGTGAAAGACTCGGAAGGGGGGACTTCTCCTCGGCGCGTGCGCCAGCAGATCACCCAGCTCAAACGATTGATGCGCTCATGAGAAAGCGGATCGCTTTATTGATCGTCCTGGGATTTGGGCCGGCGCTGGCCGGCCGGGCGGAGACGATCCCTGACCGGACGTTGACGATTGAAGACAGTGTGCGGCTGGCGATGAATAACTCGCCCGCTCTCTTGAGTTCCCGTGAAGATGTAAATATTGCGATGCAGCGCGTTCGCGAAGCGGAATCGCTTTTTTTTCCGAAACTCGACTTAAACGCCAATTGGAGCAAATTCCGGGTTGAGGGAGACCGGCCGCTTCTGTTGCAGCCGGCGATGGGGCCCACGCTGATCGACGATAGCCCGCGGCAGAATTTCTTCAGCGGGCGCGCCAATATTTATCAGACGGTCTATGAAGGCGGGCGTTCCCGGAATACCTGGCGCCAGGCGCGTATTTCCTACGAACGCGCCAAGAGCGTCAATGATACGCTGACGGCTCAAGTGACGGGCGACGCCAAACAGGCGTTTAACGATCTGCTGGCGGCACAGGAAAAACTCCGCCAATACCAGGCGATCCAGCAGACGATTGACAGCCAGAGCAAAGTGGAGACGGGTGGATTGAACCTGATCCGTCTGGTGGGCGAGGCCTCCGTCTTAAAAGCCCAGCTGGCGGAAGCCAGGCTGGCGGAACAGCAGGCGCGTCTGATGTACCTTCGGACGCTGAACCTGGAGCTCAACAC contains:
- a CDS encoding TolC family protein, whose translation is MRKRIALLIVLGFGPALAGRAETIPDRTLTIEDSVRLAMNNSPALLSSREDVNIAMQRVREAESLFFPKLDLNANWSKFRVEGDRPLLLQPAMGPTLIDDSPRQNFFSGRANIYQTVYEGGRSRNTWRQARISYERAKSVNDTLTAQVTGDAKQAFNDLLAAQEKLRQYQAIQQTIDSQSKVETGGLNLIRLVGEASVLKAQLAEARLAEQQARLMYLRTLNLELNTNVALKGQLETHPVELDLQKMLAWSTQYRAELRQTEYQQELDALGISLSLAERTPTVAFGASYERTGHDLDLPTANWAGTLNINLPVSISDMIFGWAKVREHRAQYRQATLKHAETADQIQMQVREAYTRYRFWQEELSPREQTLRRLEPVMESLRRQGVQGYERLIAERTFLEACLRYHEAIRGHLNALASLEQAVGHPLTSGF